The genomic segment GACGTGAAGGACTGCTACGCCGCCCTGGGCGTGGTGCACGCCCTGTGGCGTCCTATCCCCGGCGAGTTCGACGACTACATCGCCAACCCCAAGACCAGCGGCTACCAGTCCCTGCACACCGCCGTGGTCTACGAGGGCGAGCCGCTGGAGATCCAGATCCGCACCGTGCAGATGCACCGCGAAGCGGAGCACGGCATCGCCGCCCACTGGAAGTACAAGGAGGGGAAGGGCGCGGAACGGGAGGTGGAGCAGAAGCTGTCCTGGCTGCGCCAGCTGCTGGACTGGCACGCCGAGCTGCAGGATGCGCGCGAGTTCGTGCAGTCGGTGAAGCTGGACATCTTCCAGAACGAGGTCTTCGTCTTCACGCCGAAGGGCGACGTCATCGACCTCCCGGCCGGGGCCACGCCGGTGGACTTCGCCTACCGGATCCACACCGACGTCGGCCACCGCACCGTCGGGGCGAAGGTGAACGGCCGCCTGGTGCCCCTCAGCCATCCCCTGCACACCGGGGACATCGTGGAGATCGTCACCAGCAAGACCGCGGGCGGACCCAGCCGGGACTGGCTCGGCTTCGTCGTCACCAGCAACGCCAAGGCCAAGATCAGGCAGTGGTTCAAGAAGGAGGCGCGCGAGGAGAACATCGCCCGGGGCCGGGAGCTGATGGAGAAGGAGTTGCGCCGCCTGGGGGGCGTGGCCCTGATGAAGCCCGGTCGGCTGCGGGAGGTCGCCCCGAAGTTCAACGCGGCCACGGAGGAGGATCTGCTGGCCGCCATCGGCAACGGCGACGTCTCCCTGCTCTCGGTGGTGCAGGCTCTGCGCGGCGAGGCCCCGGCGGAGGCGGCGCCCGCCGCGGCGCCCGCGCCGCCGGCGGCCCGCGCCCCGGCGCCCTCCCGCGGCGTGCGGGTGCGCGGCGCGGACAACGTGCTGATGAAGTTCTCCCGCTGTTGCACGCCGCTGCCCGGGGACCGCATCATCGGCTACGTGACCCGGGGACGCGGCGTGACCATCCACCGCTTCGACTGCCCCAACTCCCGCTACTTCCGCGAGCACCCGGAGCGTCTGATCGAGGTGGAGTGGGAGCCGTCCACCGACGGCACCTACCAGGTGGAGATCGAGGTCGAGGCCTTCGACCGGGTCGGGCTGCTCAAGGACATCCTGGCCACGATCGCCGACAGCAAGACCAACGTCGTCTCCGTGAACGCCCGCGTGCGCAAGGACAAGGTCGGCGTGGTGAACATCGTCCTGGACATCCGCAACGTCGCCCAGCTGCACAACGTCATGCAGCGGGTGGGCAAGGTTCCCGACGTGTACTCCGTGGAGCGCGTCCTGCACAGTTGAGTTCCCGGGTCCTGGCCAGAGTCGTCGCGGAGCATCTGGCCGCCCTCAACGGTCGCGACCTGGACCGCCTGGTCTCGTTCTATGCCGAGGACGCCGTGCTGGAGCTGCCGGCCAGCCCGAAGGTGGAAGGGCGGGCGGCGATCCGCCGGGCCTTCCAGGTCTTCTTCGAGCAGTGGGAGGAGCAGAGCACCTACGACCGCGTCGTGGTGGAGGGCAGCACGGCCGCGGTGGAGGGGATCACCACAGGCCGCCACCGGACCCTCCACCTGCGCCTCCCCGGTCGCATCCCCACGGGGTCGTCGCAGTATCGGCATGCCTTTGCGGCGTTTTTGGGCTTCCGCAACGGAAAAATCGTCCGTCACCGCGTCTACTACGACGCCCGGGACCTCGTCAGGCAGCTCCTGGGAACCGGGGCAGGGGGGAGGTGAGGCGCGTCAAATCTCGATGAGCATGGGACACACCGCGGCGCGGGTCGGCTACTTCACCGAGTCGGTCATCCGCGAGATGACCCGCCTGAGCGCCCTCCACGGCGGCGTCAACCTGGCCCAGGGGTTTCCCGACTTTCCCCCGCCCGCGGAGTTGGTGGAGGCCGCCGCCCGGGCCCTGCAGGAAGGCTACCATCAGTACGCCATCACCTGGGGGTCGCCCCGCCTGCGCAGGGCCATCGCCGAGAAGTTCGCCTGGTACAACGGCGTCGAGGTGGATCCCGAGCGGCACATCACCGTGACCTGCGGCGCCACCGAGGCGATGATCGCCACGTTGCTGGCCGTGGCCGATCCGGGCGACGAGGTCGTCATCTTCGAGCCGTTCTACGAGAACTACGGGCCCGACACGCGGCTGGCGGGAGCGGTGCCGCGGTACGTGCCGCTGGAGCTGGAGGATCCGGCCTGCGCCTTTGATCCCGACGCCCTGGCGCGGGCCTTTTCTCCCCGCACGCGGGCCATCATCGTCAACACCCCCCACAACCCCACGGGCAAGGTGTTCACCCGGGCCGAACTGGAGCTCATCGCCGACCTGTGCCGCCGCCATGACGCGCTGGCCATCACCGACGAGGTCTACGAGCATCTCGTCTATGACGGCCGGGAGCACGTCAGCCTGGCTTCGCTGCCCGGCATGGCGGAGCGCACGGTGACGATCAACAGCCTCAGCAAGACCTACAGCGTCACCGGCTGGCGCGTGGGGTGGACGATCGTCCGCGACGCCGCCATCGCCACGGCGATCCGCAAGGCCCACGACTTCCTCACCGTGGGCGCGGCCGCGCCGCTGCAGGAGGCCGGCGCCGTGGCCCTGCGCTTCCCCCGGACCTATTACGGCGACCTGGCCGCGATGTACCAGGGCAAACGGGATCGTCTGCTCGACATCCTGCGGGCGGCCGGCTTCCGGTGCGTTGTGCCCTTCGGGGCCTACTACATCATGGCGGATATCAGCGGGCTCGGCCACGATGACGACGCGGCCTTCGCCAGGATGCTGGTCGAAGAGGTGGGGGTGGCCTGCGTCCCGGGCGGCAGCTTCTACCACGATCCCGCGCGGGGGCGACGCTACGTCCGGTTCGCCTATCCCAAGCGGGAGGAGACGCTGGCGGAGGTCGGACGCCGGCTCGGCCGGCTCACCGCCCGGATCAACCGGTAGGGCCGGGACCGGCCAGGCGATGGCGCACCCGACGACCGAGCCGCGTTCCTGGGAAGCCTGGCGCGAGGAATTTCCCATCTTCACCCGCCGCCTGTACTACAACACCTGCTCCCTGTGCGCCCTGGCCCGACCTGTCGCCGCCGCCGTCCGCGCCTTCCTGGACCAGTGGGAGGAGTGGGGCGCCTCGGCGTGGTACGGACCGTGGCTCGCGGAGATCGACGCGCTGCGGGCGGCCTTTGCCCGGCTGATCGGGGCGGCGGCGGACGAGGTGGCGATCTTCCCCTCGATCACCGCGGCGCTGACCGCCGTGGCCAGCGCCTACGACTACCGGGCGCGGCCGAAGGTCGTGCTGAGCGACCGCGAGTTTCCCACCACGGTCTACCAGTGGCTGGCCAAGGCCGACCGCGGGGTCGACGTCCACCTCCTGCGCTCGCCGGACCCCCTGACCGTTCCCGTCGACCTCTATGCGCGCGCCGTCGACGGTCGGACCCAGCTGGTCGTGGCCTCGCACGTGTACTTCACCAGCGGGGCAATCCAGGATCTCGGCGCGCTGGCCGCCGTCGCCCATGCGCAGGGGGCGCATCTGCTGGTGGATGCCTACCAGTCCGTGGGTCAGCTCCCCACCGATGTCCGCGCCACCGGGGTGGACTTTCTGGTGAGCGGCGGGTTGAAGTGGCTGCTCGGCGGGCCGGGCGTCGCCTACCTGTACGCGCGCCGCGAGGTGGCCGCCTCGATGCGGCCGGCGGACGTCGGCTGGTTCGCCCACCGCAACCAGTTCGCCTTCGACGTCCACCGCTTCGAGTACGCCGACGGAGCGCGGCGGTTTGAGGGCGGGACCCCGGCGGTCGGGGCGGTGTACGCCGCGCGCGCCGGCATGGCGATCGTGGAGGAGATCGGGGTGGCGCGGTTGCGGGAGCGCCAGGTGGCGCTCCTCGACCACCTGGTGGAGGCGGCACGGGCCCACGGACTGCACCCGCGCGTGCCGGCACGACTCCGGGATCTCGCCGGGATCGTGACGATTCCCCGGGAGGATCCGGCTGCCGTCGTCGCGGCCCTGCGCGAGCGGCAGGTGGTGGTGGACTATCGGCCGGGGGTGGTCCGCCTGTCGCCGTACTTCTACAACACCCCCGAAGACGGCGAGCGGGTCGTGCGGGAGATCGCGGCGCTGGAGCGGCGGGGTATCCGATAGCCGTGGAGACTGTCCTCTACCTGGTGCGGCACGGGATGCACGACTGGTTGCGCCCCGGCGCCAACCGGCTGGCCGGCCGTCTGCCGGGCATCCCGCTCAATGCGGAGGGCCGCCGCCAGGCCCAGGCGATCGCCGACAGGCTGGCCGCGGTTCCCCTGCGCTGGGTGGCGGCCAGCCCGATCCAGCGGACGATGGAGACGGCGGAGATCATCGCCCGTCCCCACGGTCTTGAGGTCACGCCGGACGAGCGCCTGATCGAGTGGGCGCTGGGGCCGTGGGAGGGGATGTGGATCGCCGAGATTCAGGCCCTCTATCCGGAGCAGTGGCGGATCTGGCGGGAGGATCCGATCCACCTGCGGCTGGAGGGGGCGGAAACCCTCGAGGAGGTCGCGGCCCGGATGGAGGCCGCCGCCGCGGAGTGGATGGAGCGGGGCGGCCACGGCGTGATCGTCTCCCACCAGGATCCGCTGGCCGCTTTGCTCTGCCGGTTGATGGATATGCCGCTTTGTCGGATGCGCGCCCTGGACGTCGCTCCGGGATCGGTGTCCGTCGTCCGTCGCTCGCGGCACGGGACGGTCGTGGAAGCCGTCAACTCGGGGGTCCTCCTGGTATGACCGAAGAAGACCTGCTGCGGATGGCTCAGGCCCTGCAGGTGCCGGTGGACCGTCCGCTGGCCCGCGCTGTCCTCTCCGAAGTCGAGCGGGTCATCGCCGCCGCCCACCGCCTCCGGGAGCTTCCGCTGGCGGACGAGGACCCTCCGATCGGCGACGATGCCGATGTCGCTCCCTGAGATCGCCTTCCTCCCCGCCGTCGACCTCGCCCGCCGCGTGCGCCGGGCGGAGCTCTCGGCGCATCAGGTGACGGAGGTGTTCCTGGAACGGATCGAGCGGCTCCAGCCGCGCCTGAACGCCTTCACCCAGATCCTTTCGGATACCGCCCTGGACCAGGCGCGGGCGATTGACGAGGCGGCCCGCCGCGGCCGGCCCCTCGGGCCGCTGGCCGGGGTGCCGGTGGCGGTGAAGGACATCGTCGATATCGCCGGAACGACCACGACCGCTGGCGCCCATCCCGCCTTTCACCGCGTCGCCACGACCGACGCCCCGCTCGTCGCGCGCCTGCGGGCGGCCGGTGCCGTCATCATCGGCAAGACCGGCCTGCATGAGTTCGCCTACGGCGTGACCAACTTCAACCCGCACTTCGGTCCCGTGCGCAACCCCTGGGATCCGACGCGCATCCCCGGGGGATCCAGCGGAGGATCGGCCGCGGCCGTGGCTGCCGGGCTGTGCGCGGGCGCGGTCGGCACCGACACCGGCGGCTCGATCCGGATCCCCGCGTCGCTGTGCGGCGTGGTCGGCCTCAAACCGACCTTCGGCCGGATCCCGCTCGAAGGTGTCACGCCGCTGTCGTGGTCTCTGGACCACGCCGGGCCGCTGGCGCGCACCGTCGAGGACGCCGCGCTCCTGTTCGAGGTCATGGCCGGAGGCGATCCGGAGCGCGCCGTCTCGGCGGCACCGACC from the Armatimonadota bacterium genome contains:
- a CDS encoding bifunctional (p)ppGpp synthetase/guanosine-3',5'-bis(diphosphate) 3'-pyrophosphohydrolase, with product MRWLQSRQSSAFQDLPGEVQTLVARMREYFPRADLDVIREAYLFAEAAHRHQTRASGEPYINHAVAVAAALVELRLDPVTVAAALLHDTAEDTGITLADIRQRFGDEIASLVDGVTKLGRIEWMSREERQAESLRKMFLAMANDIRIVLIKLADRLHNMRTIQYLPEWKQRRTAQETMDIYAPLAQRLGIGRLQRELEDLAFQVLSPEAYQEVRSQLAEAEASRAAFLERVADTLHRELNRAGIKVARDRITSRPKHIYSIWQKMQRPKYAGQPVARIYDRLGVRIILDDVKDCYAALGVVHALWRPIPGEFDDYIANPKTSGYQSLHTAVVYEGEPLEIQIRTVQMHREAEHGIAAHWKYKEGKGAEREVEQKLSWLRQLLDWHAELQDAREFVQSVKLDIFQNEVFVFTPKGDVIDLPAGATPVDFAYRIHTDVGHRTVGAKVNGRLVPLSHPLHTGDIVEIVTSKTAGGPSRDWLGFVVTSNAKAKIRQWFKKEAREENIARGRELMEKELRRLGGVALMKPGRLREVAPKFNAATEEDLLAAIGNGDVSLLSVVQALRGEAPAEAAPAAAPAPPAARAPAPSRGVRVRGADNVLMKFSRCCTPLPGDRIIGYVTRGRGVTIHRFDCPNSRYFREHPERLIEVEWEPSTDGTYQVEIEVEAFDRVGLLKDILATIADSKTNVVSVNARVRKDKVGVVNIVLDIRNVAQLHNVMQRVGKVPDVYSVERVLHS
- a CDS encoding nuclear transport factor 2 family protein, yielding MSSRVLARVVAEHLAALNGRDLDRLVSFYAEDAVLELPASPKVEGRAAIRRAFQVFFEQWEEQSTYDRVVVEGSTAAVEGITTGRHRTLHLRLPGRIPTGSSQYRHAFAAFLGFRNGKIVRHRVYYDARDLVRQLLGTGAGGR
- a CDS encoding aminotransferase class I/II-fold pyridoxal phosphate-dependent enzyme; amino-acid sequence: MGHTAARVGYFTESVIREMTRLSALHGGVNLAQGFPDFPPPAELVEAAARALQEGYHQYAITWGSPRLRRAIAEKFAWYNGVEVDPERHITVTCGATEAMIATLLAVADPGDEVVIFEPFYENYGPDTRLAGAVPRYVPLELEDPACAFDPDALARAFSPRTRAIIVNTPHNPTGKVFTRAELELIADLCRRHDALAITDEVYEHLVYDGREHVSLASLPGMAERTVTINSLSKTYSVTGWRVGWTIVRDAAIATAIRKAHDFLTVGAAAPLQEAGAVALRFPRTYYGDLAAMYQGKRDRLLDILRAAGFRCVVPFGAYYIMADISGLGHDDDAAFARMLVEEVGVACVPGGSFYHDPARGRRYVRFAYPKREETLAEVGRRLGRLTARINR
- a CDS encoding aminotransferase class V-fold PLP-dependent enzyme, with amino-acid sequence MAHPTTEPRSWEAWREEFPIFTRRLYYNTCSLCALARPVAAAVRAFLDQWEEWGASAWYGPWLAEIDALRAAFARLIGAAADEVAIFPSITAALTAVASAYDYRARPKVVLSDREFPTTVYQWLAKADRGVDVHLLRSPDPLTVPVDLYARAVDGRTQLVVASHVYFTSGAIQDLGALAAVAHAQGAHLLVDAYQSVGQLPTDVRATGVDFLVSGGLKWLLGGPGVAYLYARREVAASMRPADVGWFAHRNQFAFDVHRFEYADGARRFEGGTPAVGAVYAARAGMAIVEEIGVARLRERQVALLDHLVEAARAHGLHPRVPARLRDLAGIVTIPREDPAAVVAALRERQVVVDYRPGVVRLSPYFYNTPEDGERVVREIAALERRGIR
- a CDS encoding histidine phosphatase family protein, whose product is METVLYLVRHGMHDWLRPGANRLAGRLPGIPLNAEGRRQAQAIADRLAAVPLRWVAASPIQRTMETAEIIARPHGLEVTPDERLIEWALGPWEGMWIAEIQALYPEQWRIWREDPIHLRLEGAETLEEVAARMEAAAAEWMERGGHGVIVSHQDPLAALLCRLMDMPLCRMRALDVAPGSVSVVRRSRHGTVVEAVNSGVLLV
- a CDS encoding amidase — translated: MSLPEIAFLPAVDLARRVRRAELSAHQVTEVFLERIERLQPRLNAFTQILSDTALDQARAIDEAARRGRPLGPLAGVPVAVKDIVDIAGTTTTAGAHPAFHRVATTDAPLVARLRAAGAVIIGKTGLHEFAYGVTNFNPHFGPVRNPWDPTRIPGGSSGGSAAAVAAGLCAGAVGTDTGGSIRIPASLCGVVGLKPTFGRIPLEGVTPLSWSLDHAGPLARTVEDAALLFEVMAGGDPERAVSAAPTGPPDLRGLRLGVPRSFFWERLDGEVARLAEAAVRAIGDLGAAVRDLELPYASYAGAAAAVVMSVEAAAVHDRRLRSRAGHFGQDVRTRLLRGFFLSGPDYLLGRRAQHFLRRAFLQVFDQVDLLVTPTTQVPAVPIDEEGESAAAASLAMSVPLTRFTNPFNVSGLPALSVPCGYTRAGLPVGLQLVGPPGGEPVILRVAAAYQASADWSRRPALG